The following coding sequences lie in one Streptomyces xiamenensis genomic window:
- a CDS encoding DsbA family protein, protein MSEATGRTVVLDVWCDLQCPDCHRAESDLRALRERFGDRLEIRRRHFPLPGHRHAQAAAQAAEEAYAQGRGDAYWTALLERTAELRERGEPVLGEVARATGVDAEEIETALIDGRHLLAVDADQAEGQALGVRGTPSYVIAGQRLDGGASQDGLLERIGEIAQEELDRA, encoded by the coding sequence ATGAGCGAAGCAACCGGCCGCACCGTCGTGCTCGACGTGTGGTGCGACCTCCAGTGCCCCGACTGCCACCGCGCCGAGAGCGACCTGCGGGCCCTGCGCGAGCGGTTCGGCGACCGGCTGGAGATCAGGCGGCGGCACTTCCCGCTGCCGGGCCACCGGCACGCGCAGGCCGCCGCCCAGGCCGCCGAGGAGGCGTACGCGCAGGGCCGGGGCGACGCGTACTGGACGGCGCTGCTGGAGCGCACGGCGGAGCTGCGCGAACGCGGGGAGCCGGTGCTGGGCGAGGTGGCGCGGGCCACCGGGGTGGACGCCGAGGAGATCGAGACCGCGCTGATCGACGGCCGCCACCTGCTGGCCGTGGACGCCGACCAGGCCGAGGGCCAGGCGCTGGGGGTGCGCGGCACCCCCAGCTACGTGATCGCCGGGCAGCGGCTGGACGGCGGCGCGAGCCAGGACGGTCTGCTGGAGCGGATCGGCGAGATCGCCCAGGAGGAGCTCGACCGGGCCTGA
- a CDS encoding GNAT family N-acetyltransferase, whose translation MTTTVRPNGPEERSAHGGRTRGYDIRVNSRPVGGLRLTRVPGYGPAAGRIEELGIAAPQDRRRGRATVAALAAEEILRGWGCVRAEVDIPAEAAPALGLFTALGYTERNRWLAKRPADQPPPLPAGSGFRPMGEREYAAWHAAERERLAAARRAQGAGPEDAAAHADTLLAAQLPQGHRTEGAVLRVLSHHGTDVGTLWLTTGPGRLPYGADGYVYAVEVAEAHRGQGHGRALLREAERRTAAAGGELLGLSVLTDNTPARRLYDSLGYRPVALRLHKPLL comes from the coding sequence ATGACCACCACCGTGCGGCCCAACGGGCCCGAGGAGCGCTCCGCCCATGGCGGCCGGACCCGTGGCTACGACATACGCGTCAACTCCCGCCCGGTGGGCGGCCTGCGGCTGACCCGTGTCCCCGGATACGGGCCGGCCGCGGGCCGCATCGAGGAGCTGGGCATCGCGGCGCCGCAGGACCGCCGCCGCGGGCGGGCCACGGTGGCCGCCCTGGCCGCGGAGGAGATCCTGCGCGGCTGGGGCTGCGTACGGGCCGAGGTGGACATCCCGGCCGAAGCCGCCCCGGCGCTCGGGCTGTTCACGGCGCTGGGCTACACCGAACGCAACCGCTGGCTGGCCAAGAGACCGGCCGACCAGCCGCCGCCGCTCCCGGCGGGCAGCGGGTTCCGGCCGATGGGGGAGCGGGAGTACGCGGCCTGGCACGCGGCGGAGCGGGAGCGGCTCGCCGCCGCGCGGCGCGCGCAGGGTGCCGGGCCCGAGGACGCGGCCGCCCACGCCGACACCCTGCTCGCGGCACAACTGCCACAGGGCCACCGCACCGAGGGCGCCGTGCTGCGCGTACTCAGCCACCACGGCACCGACGTGGGCACCCTGTGGCTGACGACGGGCCCCGGACGGCTGCCGTACGGCGCGGACGGCTACGTGTACGCGGTGGAGGTCGCCGAGGCGCACCGGGGGCAGGGGCACGGCCGTGCGCTGCTGCGGGAGGCCGAGCGCCGCACCGCCGCCGCCGGCGGCGAACTGCTGGGCCTGAGCGTCCTCACCGACAACACCCCCGCCCGCCGGCTCTACGACTCCCTCGGCTACCGCCCGGTGGCCCTGCGGCTGCACAAGCCGCTGCTCTGA